The DNA window CGGACGCCGACGCGAGCGCTCGGTCCTCGAACGGGACATCCAGCACCCACACGCGTTCGCCTGGGTCGGGCATTCTCAGGTCAGGTGACGCGGTCTTGCGAACCGCCTTCTTGCGCGTGGTCGGACGCCTCTTCGCCGTAGCTCCCGAGGACTTGGACGCTGTTGTCTTGGAGGCTGTTGTCTTGGAAGCCGCACCCGCCGACTGCTTGAACTTGCGCGCCGCAGCGCTCTTGCCCGCGGCGACCGTGCGGGCAGTGGTGGTGGGCTTGCGTCGACGTGGTGGCACGACAGACACCGTAAAGCACCTCACCGACAGATCCTCGGACTGCACCGGCGTCGGGTCTGGCGTAGCCTTCGGCGGCGATATGGATGTCGACGCGAGCAGAGGTGAACGAGCTGTGGGTAATGGTCGTGCTGTCGTGCTCGTCCACGACCGAGACCCGGCGCTCGGTTACCGCAACATCGGAACCCTCGGGCCGGAACTGCGTGGCCGGGGCTACGAGCTGGACGTGCATTCCTTCGACTATGGACTCGGCGAGGTTCCTCCTGCCCTCGACGATGCGGCGATGGTCGTCGTCATGGGATCTCCCGATGCGGCCTACGACGACACACCGTGGATTGCGGCCGAGAGTGCGTATCTGCAGATGGCGATCGAGATGGACGTGCCGATTCTGGGCGTGTGTTTCGGCGGACAACTGCTCGCTCGGGTACTCGGTGGAACAGTGACGGAGTCGCAGTTCCCGGAGCACGGCCTGACCGAGATCGCGACGTCCCGGCCCGATCTGGTCGGTCCAGGCCCCTGGATGGAGTATCACGGCGACACGTTCGTCGCCCCCGAGAGTGCTACGGTGATCGCGCGCAACGACGCCGGCCAGCAGGCGTTCGTGCACGGACGGCACCTCGGTCTGCAGTTCCATCCGGAGATCGACGTCGACGTCTTCGAGTCCTGGGCCGATGCCTGGGTGCGCGACGGAATCGAGCAGGACCAGGACATA is part of the Rhodococcus sovatensis genome and encodes:
- a CDS encoding type 1 glutamine amidotransferase gives rise to the protein MGNGRAVVLVHDRDPALGYRNIGTLGPELRGRGYELDVHSFDYGLGEVPPALDDAAMVVVMGSPDAAYDDTPWIAAESAYLQMAIEMDVPILGVCFGGQLLARVLGGTVTESQFPEHGLTEIATSRPDLVGPGPWMEYHGDTFVAPESATVIARNDAGQQAFVHGRHLGLQFHPEIDVDVFESWADAWVRDGIEQDQDIVDAIRKDLAANEVELRVRCSALLDAWISGH